From Woronichinia naegeliana WA131, the proteins below share one genomic window:
- a CDS encoding VWA domain-containing protein produces MKVNVKAALSDAHLDASQSSSQRQLCLSLSALQEGLEHSLPLNLCLVLDHSGSMNGKPLTTVKEAALGLIDNLQASDRLSVIAFDHKAKVIVPNQAVTDGAAIAKNIQSLKALGGTAIDEGMKLGIQEAGQSKQDRVSQIFLLTDGENEHGDNERCLKLAQVAADYNITINSLGFGAHWNQDILEAIADTANGSLSYIERPEQALETFSQLLSRMQTVGLTNPYLRLEFVPQVRLAELKPIAQVEPETVELTVQAESNGYEVRLGDLMTEQARVILANLYINQLPPGEQVIGSVQVRYDDPSQGATGLLSEKIPLTVTVQTLYQAQPNDQAQKAILTLAKYRQTQIAETKLKQGDRAGAATMLQTAAKTALQLGDQSGATVLQTNATRLQSGEELSEAERKKTRMVSKTTLQSD; encoded by the coding sequence ATGAAAGTTAATGTCAAAGCGGCATTGAGCGATGCCCACCTAGATGCCAGTCAGAGTTCTAGTCAGCGTCAACTGTGCCTTTCCCTATCTGCTCTTCAAGAAGGTTTAGAACATTCTCTGCCCCTCAATCTTTGCCTGGTTTTGGATCACAGTGGCTCAATGAATGGTAAACCCCTCACCACCGTTAAAGAAGCGGCTCTTGGTTTAATCGATAATCTTCAAGCCAGCGATCGCCTATCCGTGATTGCCTTTGACCATAAAGCTAAGGTGATTGTCCCGAATCAGGCCGTTACCGATGGAGCCGCGATCGCCAAAAACATTCAGTCCTTGAAAGCATTAGGAGGAACCGCCATTGATGAAGGCATGAAGCTCGGCATTCAAGAAGCAGGACAAAGTAAACAGGATCGCGTCTCTCAAATCTTTTTACTAACCGATGGTGAGAATGAACATGGCGATAATGAACGTTGTCTAAAATTGGCCCAAGTAGCAGCAGATTACAATATTACGATTAACAGTCTAGGTTTTGGGGCTCACTGGAATCAGGATATTTTAGAAGCGATCGCTGATACCGCTAACGGTAGTCTGTCCTATATTGAACGTCCTGAACAGGCCCTAGAAACCTTTAGTCAACTCTTGAGCCGAATGCAGACTGTAGGCTTAACCAATCCCTATCTGCGCTTAGAATTTGTTCCCCAGGTGCGGTTAGCGGAATTAAAGCCCATTGCCCAGGTGGAACCAGAAACCGTTGAATTAACCGTACAAGCTGAAAGTAATGGCTACGAGGTCAGATTAGGCGATCTGATGACAGAACAGGCGCGAGTGATTTTAGCCAATCTTTACATTAATCAATTACCGCCAGGGGAACAGGTCATCGGCTCTGTCCAAGTTCGCTATGATGATCCCTCCCAAGGGGCAACGGGTCTTTTGTCAGAGAAAATTCCTTTAACAGTAACAGTTCAAACTCTTTACCAAGCCCAACCCAACGATCAGGCCCAGAAAGCGATTCTTACCCTCGCTAAATATCGTCAAACCCAAATTGCCGAAACAAAACTGAAACAAGGCGATCGCGCTGGGGCTGCTACCATGTTACAAACGGCGGCTAAAACAGCCTTGCAATTAGGCGATCAAAGTGGAGCAACAGTCTTACAAACCAATGCTACTCGCTTACAGTCAGGAGAAGAACTGTCCGAGGCAGAACGGAAAAAAACGCGGATGGTAAGCAAAACAACCTTGCAAAGCGACTAA
- the thrC gene encoding threonine synthase, protein MTLSTANYLSSVQTGNLVCPQTSACRWRGLIETYRAFLPVTEQTPVITLLEGNTPLIPVPAIAAEIDRGVKVFAKYDGLNPTGSFKDRGMTMAISKAKEAGAKAVICASTGNTSAAAAAYARRAGMRAFVLIPDGYVALGKLGQALIYGAEVIAIDGNFDEALSAVRELSEKYPVTLVNSVNPYRLEGQKTAAFEVVDVLGNAPDWLCIPVGNAGNISAYWMGFCQYKALGKSDRLPRMMGFQAAGAAPFIAGSPVAHPETLATAIRIGNPANWEKAWEASKASQGEFQAVTDEEILDAYRLLAGKEGIFCEPASAASVAGLLKVKEQVPDGATVVCVLTGNGLKDPDCAVHNSDNQVKSGIKPQIAAVAKAMGF, encoded by the coding sequence ATGACCCTTTCTACTGCCAATTATTTATCTTCTGTGCAAACGGGGAACCTTGTCTGTCCTCAAACTTCAGCTTGTCGTTGGCGCGGTTTAATTGAAACCTATCGAGCCTTTTTACCCGTCACTGAACAGACCCCTGTTATCACCCTTCTAGAAGGCAACACTCCCCTCATTCCTGTGCCGGCGATCGCGGCTGAGATTGATCGAGGCGTTAAAGTGTTTGCTAAATATGACGGGTTAAATCCCACCGGCAGTTTTAAGGATCGGGGCATGACCATGGCCATTTCTAAGGCTAAGGAAGCGGGAGCCAAGGCGGTCATTTGTGCCAGTACGGGCAATACTTCGGCAGCCGCAGCGGCCTATGCTAGACGGGCCGGAATGCGAGCTTTTGTGTTAATTCCCGATGGCTACGTAGCTTTGGGGAAATTAGGTCAAGCTTTAATCTATGGAGCAGAAGTAATCGCCATTGATGGCAACTTTGATGAAGCCCTCAGCGCAGTGCGGGAACTCTCAGAAAAATATCCTGTTACTCTGGTTAATTCCGTTAATCCCTATCGTTTAGAGGGACAAAAAACAGCCGCGTTTGAAGTGGTGGACGTGTTAGGAAATGCCCCCGATTGGCTTTGTATTCCCGTGGGTAATGCCGGTAATATCAGTGCCTATTGGATGGGCTTTTGTCAGTATAAAGCCTTGGGAAAAAGCGATCGCCTACCTCGCATGATGGGATTTCAAGCCGCAGGAGCCGCCCCGTTTATTGCTGGTAGCCCCGTAGCTCATCCCGAAACCTTAGCCACGGCCATTCGTATTGGTAATCCTGCTAATTGGGAAAAAGCCTGGGAAGCCTCTAAAGCCAGTCAAGGTGAATTCCAGGCGGTCACTGACGAAGAAATTTTAGATGCTTACCGTTTATTAGCCGGTAAGGAAGGGATTTTCTGTGAACCAGCCAGTGCCGCCTCCGTTGCCGGACTGTTAAAAGTCAAAGAACAGGTTCCCGATGGTGCGACAGTGGTTTGTGTGCTAACAGGTAATGGCTTGAAAGATCCTGATTGTGCTGTTCATAATAGTGATAATCAAGTCAAGTCCGGCATTAAACCCCAAATTGCAGCCGTAGCTAAAGCGATGGGATTTTAA
- a CDS encoding ISNCY family transposase, translating to MSTDFAERKMEVNDLSFDGIVHCLNEVIGKIDDPRSVSNATKYSLREAILGAFAAFFMQNESFLEYQRQLNSRCGRDNAQSLFGLEKIPTVEQIRNIVDGVAASSLFPLFGLIYQALRSMGFLKAYEILRGNLLVAMDGTNYYSSEKVNCPCCSTKTSKQGKVTYFHQALLPVIVSPDHESVFSLPPEFITPQDGSEKQDCEQNAAKRWISNHASLFAGQKITLLGDDLYSRQPTCQHCLDHDFNFIFVCLPTSHPTLYEWLNYLEANGEVKTTQHRRWNGKYFEIWHCRYLNQIPLRDQQPALLVNWCELKIHRESDAQLLYHNSWITNHFLTPHIVLDVCRAGRTRWRTENENHNILKNRGYHLEHNFGHGKQHLASVLLTLNLLAFLLHTVLGLVDERYQRIRVQRGTRKGFFQDILSLTKYLFFESWHHLLDFMLDDSVSLAVSNSS from the coding sequence GTGTCTACTGATTTTGCAGAGAGAAAGATGGAAGTAAACGACCTAAGTTTTGACGGAATCGTTCACTGTTTAAACGAGGTCATTGGGAAGATAGATGACCCCCGTTCGGTTAGTAATGCAACGAAATATAGTCTAAGAGAGGCGATACTGGGGGCATTTGCCGCCTTTTTTATGCAAAATGAGTCATTTTTAGAGTACCAACGTCAGCTTAACAGCCGTTGTGGGCGAGATAATGCTCAGAGCTTGTTTGGACTAGAAAAAATACCAACAGTAGAACAGATTCGCAACATTGTGGATGGGGTAGCAGCGAGTAGTCTATTCCCTTTGTTTGGGTTAATTTACCAAGCATTGAGGAGCATGGGATTCTTGAAAGCCTATGAAATATTGAGGGGAAATCTTCTAGTAGCAATGGATGGGACAAATTACTACAGTTCGGAAAAAGTAAATTGTCCATGCTGTTCAACCAAAACGTCAAAACAGGGAAAAGTCACCTACTTCCATCAGGCATTATTGCCCGTGATTGTTTCCCCAGACCATGAATCAGTTTTTTCCTTACCCCCTGAATTTATTACCCCTCAAGACGGGTCTGAAAAGCAAGATTGCGAGCAAAATGCGGCGAAACGTTGGATAAGTAACCATGCTAGTTTGTTTGCGGGACAGAAGATAACTCTGCTAGGGGATGACTTGTACAGTCGTCAGCCCACTTGTCAGCACTGTCTCGACCACGATTTCAACTTTATCTTCGTCTGTTTACCGACTTCTCATCCCACACTCTATGAATGGTTAAACTATTTAGAAGCTAATGGAGAAGTCAAAACCACTCAACACCGACGTTGGAATGGGAAGTATTTCGAGATTTGGCACTGCCGTTATCTCAATCAGATTCCCCTGCGAGACCAACAGCCTGCTTTGTTGGTTAACTGGTGTGAGCTAAAAATCCACCGCGAATCCGATGCTCAACTTCTTTATCACAATAGTTGGATTACCAATCATTTTCTCACCCCTCACATCGTTCTTGATGTCTGTCGTGCTGGACGGACTCGTTGGCGTACTGAGAACGAGAATCACAATATTCTCAAAAATCGAGGCTATCACTTAGAGCATAATTTTGGGCATGGTAAACAACACCTCGCCTCTGTTTTGCTTACCCTGAATTTGCTGGCTTTTCTCTTGCACACGGTTTTAGGTTTGGTTGATGAACGTTACCAGAGAATTCGCGTCCAACGCGGCACTCGTAAGGGATTCTTTCAAGATATTCTCTCTTTGACCAAATATCTGTTCTTTGAAAGCTGGCATCATCTTTTAGATTTTATGCTTGATGACTCAGTTTCTCTCGCTGTCTCGAATTCTTCCTAG
- a CDS encoding BrnT family toxin codes for MEKHNLDFADAPKVFRFPLRISLDTKQNYGEDRWLGLGLMDGRVVVIVFSEPKP; via the coding sequence ATTGAAAAGCACAACCTTGACTTTGCAGACGCGCCGAAAGTCTTTCGATTTCCCCTGCGGATTTCCCTTGATACCAAACAAAACTATGGCGAAGATCGCTGGCTTGGGCTTGGACTTATGGACGGTCGAGTAGTTGTGATCGTTTTTTCAGAACCCAAACCTTAG
- a CDS encoding ABC transporter ATP-binding protein, with translation MNSPLFAVENLSVAYPHSENWAIKEVSFTLNRGEKLGLVGESGCGKSTLGRTVMRLLPESSHHQGAIYFEGKSVFDLETTALRQFRGEVVALVFQDPMTRLDPLMTIGDHCLETLQSHQPQLSRTQAKAIALETLGRVKITADRWGQYPHEFSGGMRQRVAMALALLLKPKMIVADEPTTSLDVTVAAEILQELTRLCAEDQMGLLLISHDLAMVGEYCDRLAVMNGGEIVEMGEINQILYQPNHPYTQSLLEAALHIHEIGTPAEALEPLPEPLLQVSQLKQYFSLEGNLIQQFFTQEKKLIKAVDDINFNLYPGETLGLVGESGCGKSTLSRTILQLLKPTSGSVIFDGEDLTQLSEAQMRQKRRQIQMIFQDPHACLNPMMTVGQAIADPLFIHQLATPDEAEQEVKAMLERVRLTPVEEYYHRYPRDLSGGQQQRVAIARALITKPKLIICDEPVSMLDASVQSQVLDLMLELKSAFNLTYLFITHDLWVARFLCDRIAVMNRGQIVEIGETESIFTHPQNEYTQKLLKAAPLLAKVA, from the coding sequence ATGAACTCACCCCTTTTTGCCGTTGAAAACCTGTCGGTTGCCTATCCCCACAGTGAAAATTGGGCAATTAAGGAAGTGTCCTTTACCCTCAATCGAGGCGAAAAGTTAGGATTGGTGGGGGAATCCGGCTGTGGTAAATCCACCTTAGGAAGAACGGTCATGCGTTTGTTACCAGAGTCTTCCCATCATCAAGGGGCCATTTATTTTGAGGGGAAATCGGTTTTTGATTTAGAAACAACGGCCTTACGGCAATTTCGGGGGGAAGTGGTGGCCTTAGTGTTTCAAGATCCCATGACACGCCTAGATCCTTTGATGACCATCGGTGATCACTGTTTAGAAACCCTACAGTCCCATCAACCCCAGTTATCTCGTACCCAGGCGAAGGCGATCGCCTTGGAAACCTTGGGACGGGTCAAAATTACGGCGGATCGTTGGGGCCAATATCCTCACGAATTTAGTGGCGGTATGCGACAACGGGTTGCTATGGCTCTGGCTTTGTTATTAAAACCGAAAATGATTGTGGCAGATGAACCAACAACCAGTTTAGATGTCACCGTCGCGGCGGAAATTTTGCAGGAATTAACCCGTTTATGTGCCGAAGATCAGATGGGTTTGCTGTTGATTTCCCATGATTTAGCAATGGTGGGGGAATACTGCGATCGCCTGGCGGTGATGAATGGCGGCGAAATTGTGGAAATGGGGGAAATTAACCAGATTTTGTATCAACCGAATCACCCCTATACCCAATCTCTGTTAGAAGCGGCTCTCCATATTCATGAGATTGGCACTCCGGCAGAAGCATTAGAACCGTTACCCGAACCCCTCTTGCAAGTCAGCCAACTAAAGCAATATTTTAGTTTAGAAGGCAATCTAATCCAGCAATTTTTCACTCAAGAAAAAAAACTAATTAAAGCCGTTGATGACATTAATTTTAATCTTTATCCTGGCGAAACCCTAGGACTGGTCGGAGAATCGGGCTGCGGTAAAAGCACCCTTTCACGTACCATTTTACAATTACTTAAACCGACCTCTGGCTCAGTCATCTTTGATGGTGAAGATCTAACCCAACTTTCAGAAGCCCAAATGCGCCAAAAACGTCGGCAAATTCAAATGATTTTCCAAGATCCCCATGCCTGTCTCAATCCGATGATGACTGTGGGCCAAGCGATCGCCGATCCCCTTTTTATTCATCAATTGGCGACCCCTGACGAGGCTGAACAAGAGGTTAAGGCCATGTTAGAACGAGTACGATTAACCCCTGTGGAAGAGTATTATCATCGTTATCCCAGGGATCTATCGGGGGGCCAACAACAACGAGTGGCGATCGCCAGGGCATTAATTACTAAACCTAAATTGATTATCTGTGATGAACCAGTTAGTATGTTGGATGCCAGTGTGCAAAGTCAAGTGCTTGACCTGATGTTAGAACTCAAATCCGCTTTCAATTTGACCTATCTCTTCATTACCCACGATCTTTGGGTCGCTCGCTTTTTATGCGATCGCATTGCAGTGATGAATCGAGGACAGATTGTGGAAATAGGGGAAACTGAGTCGATTTTTACCCATCCGCAAAATGAATACACGCAGAAACTGTTAAAGGCGGCTCCTCTTTTAGCAAAAGTTGCCTAA
- a CDS encoding MBL fold metallo-hydrolase, producing MQRRQLIRYTGATALATLGTLGMAAFRPSQAQSTSGSLLVEWLGHSAFLFTGGGTRILVNPFRAIGCTAGYRLPKVKADLVLISSQLWDEGAAENLPGNPKILFESGVYEINGFKIQGVGMPHDRVGGNRFGNNVAWRWTQGGIRVAHLGGAASPITDEQKILLGSPDVAMIPVGGGPKNYTPEEAKAAMLVLNPRVMIPTQYATVASDKSKCDLQPVTSFLDLVKGMNMTYVAGNQLLLKRSDLPKEGTLIRVFNERSVLKA from the coding sequence ATGCAACGCCGACAACTGATTCGCTATACGGGAGCCACTGCCCTTGCCACGTTAGGAACGCTGGGAATGGCTGCCTTTCGTCCCAGTCAAGCCCAGTCAACAAGCGGTTCTTTGTTAGTGGAATGGTTGGGACACAGTGCCTTTCTGTTTACAGGCGGCGGAACTCGAATTTTAGTTAATCCCTTTCGGGCGATCGGCTGCACGGCAGGTTATCGCTTACCCAAGGTCAAAGCAGATCTCGTTTTAATTAGCTCTCAACTCTGGGATGAAGGTGCGGCGGAGAATTTGCCAGGTAATCCCAAAATTCTATTTGAGTCAGGGGTTTATGAAATTAATGGCTTTAAAATTCAGGGTGTGGGGATGCCCCATGATCGAGTTGGCGGTAATCGTTTTGGTAATAATGTGGCTTGGCGTTGGACTCAGGGCGGCATTCGGGTAGCCCATCTTGGCGGAGCCGCTTCTCCCATTACCGATGAACAAAAGATTTTATTGGGAAGCCCTGATGTGGCCATGATTCCCGTTGGCGGTGGCCCCAAAAACTATACCCCTGAAGAAGCAAAGGCCGCCATGTTAGTCCTAAATCCGAGGGTAATGATTCCCACTCAGTATGCCACCGTCGCCTCAGATAAGAGCAAATGCGATTTGCAACCGGTGACGAGTTTTTTGGATTTGGTTAAGGGAATGAATATGACCTATGTCGCCGGTAATCAATTGCTATTAAAACGAAGTGATTTACCCAAAGAGGGAACTTTAATTCGGGTCTTTAATGAGCGCAGTGTTTTGAAAGCTTAA
- a CDS encoding DUF1800 domain-containing protein → MRASIRFRTKLLCLILSIAFWFVLIVPVQAQSLPYFAVLSPPGEPLALHVLNRLSFGPKSGDLEHIQAIGIDAYLQEQLSPNNRLQPIDLEQKLDRLSSIFLTSPQLLQIFPQSIQGKKLTLEERNQFRRLIRSQAITARLLRATESPQQLQEIMTAFWFNHFNASFDKGNNSILISSYENQALRPNALGNFRDLLEATAKHPVMLTYLDNIRNQAPNPRNPKVGINENYARELLELHTLGIDGGYKQSDVIALARILTGWGIVSGKQLADVDLKGNGFYFESKRHDFSDKVFLGRTIKGTGEAEGEQVLDILAKHPATAKHLSYKLAQYFVSDRPPQSLVNRLSQSYLKSDGNIKAVLDTLFHSPEFRDPQYFGKKFKTPYEYVVSSIRASDLKITNAGKVDGILKQMSMGIYDCLTPNGYANTEEVWLNPDALLRRLTFATIVTSKKVGFLKPSDPTSSSLKTEDLYRTLGDRFSKNTQQVIANSPPDQGAMLILGSPEFMYH, encoded by the coding sequence ATGAGAGCATCGATTCGGTTTAGGACAAAATTATTATGTCTCATTCTCAGTATTGCGTTTTGGTTTGTCTTAATAGTTCCCGTTCAAGCGCAGTCACTCCCTTATTTTGCTGTTCTCTCCCCGCCAGGCGAGCCTTTAGCACTGCATGTTCTTAATAGACTGAGTTTTGGTCCAAAATCTGGTGATTTAGAACATATTCAGGCGATCGGGATAGACGCATATCTTCAGGAGCAACTTTCCCCGAATAATCGGCTTCAGCCGATAGATCTTGAACAAAAACTTGATCGCTTATCTAGTATTTTTCTAACTTCTCCCCAATTATTGCAAATTTTTCCTCAATCTATACAAGGGAAAAAGCTCACCCTCGAAGAACGAAACCAGTTCAGACGACTAATCCGTTCGCAAGCTATTACAGCTCGCCTATTAAGAGCGACAGAAAGCCCGCAACAGTTACAGGAAATAATGACGGCTTTTTGGTTTAATCATTTCAATGCTTCTTTCGATAAAGGCAATAATAGTATACTGATTAGCTCCTATGAAAATCAAGCTCTACGGCCCAATGCACTCGGCAATTTTCGAGATTTATTAGAGGCAACAGCGAAACATCCTGTTATGTTGACCTATCTTGACAATATTCGCAATCAAGCTCCCAATCCTCGTAATCCTAAGGTCGGAATCAATGAAAACTATGCCCGTGAGCTGCTAGAATTACATACCCTTGGTATAGATGGTGGTTACAAACAGTCAGATGTCATTGCTTTAGCACGAATTTTAACAGGGTGGGGAATTGTATCAGGAAAACAGTTAGCCGATGTCGATCTGAAGGGTAATGGTTTTTATTTTGAAAGCAAGCGTCATGATTTTAGCGATAAGGTTTTTCTTGGTCGCACCATTAAGGGAACAGGAGAAGCGGAGGGAGAGCAAGTTTTAGATATTTTAGCCAAACATCCTGCAACAGCGAAACATTTAAGTTATAAATTAGCTCAATATTTTGTCAGCGATCGCCCGCCTCAATCTTTAGTGAATCGTCTTAGCCAAAGCTATTTAAAGAGTGATGGCAATATTAAAGCGGTTTTGGATACCTTGTTTCATAGTCCCGAATTTCGAGATCCCCAATACTTTGGTAAAAAATTTAAAACTCCCTACGAATATGTGGTTTCTAGTATTCGTGCAAGTGATTTAAAAATTACTAATGCAGGCAAGGTTGATGGGATACTAAAGCAAATGTCAATGGGAATTTATGATTGCCTCACTCCTAATGGTTATGCCAATACCGAAGAGGTTTGGTTAAACCCTGATGCTTTATTACGACGTTTAACTTTTGCAACCATCGTAACTAGCAAAAAAGTTGGATTTTTGAAACCCTCTGATCCTACGTCGTCATCTCTCAAAACAGAAGATTTGTACCGTACCTTGGGTGATAGATTTTCTAAGAATACTCAACAAGTGATCGCCAATAGTCCTCCCGATCAAGGGGCAATGTTAATTTTGGGAAGCCCTGAATTTATGTATCACTAA
- a CDS encoding DUF1501 domain-containing protein — protein sequence MKRRDFLQYGTLATGSLFLSLGASQWLFKAQAATSSPQRLIVILLRGAVDGLNILVPYADPTYYEVRPQIAIAAPNNANGALALDDRFGLHPSLSSLLPLWQNKSLAFIPASGSPDPTRSHFEAQDYLESGTPGQKKTTTGWLNRLLAEFNDRNPVQAVNVGNTTPRILIGPHAIASLAPGNAANRSLPIDQPKISNAFDRLYQGQASIDRIYREARTARQILLANLNKEMTAASQGAPLPNGFVGDAQRIAKIMTQDPNVQIAFIDLGGWDTHVDQGSSQGSLANRLQPLGEGVAALVQGLGNLYKNTVIVVMSEFGRTVRENGSGGTDHGHGNVMWLMGGSLKGGQIYGSWRGLATSELYEERDVPVLTDFRDPLSTILAGHFQLSSAQLKRVFPDYGIQQHLPFL from the coding sequence ATGAAACGACGAGATTTTTTACAATACGGAACCCTCGCAACAGGCAGTCTCTTTCTCAGCTTGGGAGCTAGTCAATGGCTGTTTAAAGCTCAAGCTGCGACTTCTTCCCCCCAAAGACTGATCGTAATTCTTTTACGAGGAGCCGTTGATGGGTTAAATATACTTGTTCCTTATGCCGACCCCACTTATTACGAAGTTCGTCCCCAAATTGCGATCGCCGCTCCCAATAACGCCAACGGTGCATTAGCTTTAGACGACCGATTTGGCTTACATCCCTCCCTATCCTCCCTGCTGCCACTCTGGCAAAACAAGAGCCTAGCTTTTATTCCTGCTTCTGGTTCTCCTGATCCCACTCGTTCTCATTTTGAGGCCCAAGATTATCTGGAAAGCGGTACACCTGGCCAGAAAAAAACTACGACAGGTTGGCTAAATCGCTTACTCGCCGAATTTAATGACCGAAATCCTGTACAAGCTGTGAATGTTGGTAATACAACACCTCGTATTTTAATCGGCCCTCATGCGATCGCCAGTTTAGCCCCTGGCAATGCTGCTAATCGTTCCCTTCCTATTGACCAACCTAAAATTAGCAATGCTTTTGATCGTTTGTATCAAGGACAGGCTAGTATTGATCGAATTTATCGGGAAGCTCGAACCGCTCGGCAGATATTATTAGCAAATTTAAACAAGGAAATGACAGCGGCCAGTCAAGGGGCCCCGTTACCCAATGGTTTTGTTGGAGACGCTCAACGAATCGCCAAAATTATGACCCAAGATCCCAACGTACAAATAGCCTTTATTGATTTGGGCGGATGGGACACCCATGTTGATCAGGGCAGTTCCCAGGGATCATTAGCCAACCGATTGCAGCCCTTAGGAGAAGGTGTAGCTGCCTTAGTTCAAGGATTAGGGAATCTTTACAAAAACACAGTTATCGTCGTGATGTCGGAATTTGGCCGCACAGTACGAGAAAATGGCAGTGGAGGAACGGATCACGGACATGGCAATGTAATGTGGTTAATGGGAGGCAGCCTAAAAGGAGGTCAAATATACGGTAGCTGGCGAGGTCTAGCAACGTCAGAACTTTACGAAGAAAGAGATGTACCTGTCTTGACAGATTTTCGAGATCCTCTCTCAACAATTTTGGCAGGGCATTTCCAATTAAGTTCTGCCCAACTGAAGCGAGTCTTTCCAGACTACGGAATACAGCAACATTTACCGTTTCTTTAG
- a CDS encoding alpha/beta hydrolase produces MGSKPLSLTFVSVLPENGLPPQHLLVLLHGWGADANDLSPLASILNLPTYQSIFPNAPFSHPQFSWGRAWYDLERQDYRGLVECRQMLQAWLLSLEAETGIPLERTILGGFSQGAAMALDVGLSLPVAGLCSLSGYLHFQPQHLPSSPPPIFMVHGQQDMVVPIQAAHQARNELKAIAAQVEYHELAMGHEIPQLVLQLLKTFIENHTVPV; encoded by the coding sequence TTGGGGAGCAAACCTCTGTCTCTTACTTTTGTCTCTGTTCTACCGGAAAACGGACTACCCCCTCAACATCTATTAGTTTTACTACATGGTTGGGGAGCGGATGCCAATGATTTGTCGCCTTTGGCTTCTATCTTAAATTTGCCGACCTATCAAAGTATTTTTCCCAACGCTCCCTTTTCCCATCCTCAGTTTTCTTGGGGGAGGGCTTGGTATGACCTTGAGCGTCAAGATTATCGAGGTTTGGTGGAATGTCGTCAGATGTTACAAGCTTGGTTGTTGTCCTTGGAAGCAGAAACCGGGATTCCTTTAGAGCGCACTATTCTAGGGGGTTTTTCCCAGGGAGCAGCCATGGCTCTGGATGTGGGTCTAAGTTTGCCGGTGGCGGGCCTATGTAGTTTGAGTGGTTATCTGCATTTTCAGCCTCAGCATCTACCCTCTTCCCCACCGCCCATTTTTATGGTTCATGGTCAACAAGATATGGTCGTACCTATTCAGGCAGCCCATCAAGCCCGCAATGAGCTTAAGGCGATCGCGGCCCAGGTGGAATATCACGAATTGGCAATGGGTCATGAGATCCCTCAGTTGGTGTTGCAACTTTTGAAAACGTTTATTGAAAACCATACCGTGCCGGTCTGA